From the Primulina tabacum isolate GXHZ01 chromosome 15, ASM2559414v2, whole genome shotgun sequence genome, one window contains:
- the LOC142527447 gene encoding pyruvate dehydrogenase (acetyl-transferring) kinase, mitochondrial-like isoform X1, with protein MAAKKAWEGFSKGLVEEVQKWGSMKQTGVSLRYMMKFGSRPTARNLLISAQFLHKELPIRIARRAIELQSLPYGLSLKPAVIKVRDWYLDSFRDLRSFTDIKDKSDELDFTQMIKMIKVRHNNVVPMMALGVQQLKKDMNPKTDYGNLEEIHQFLDRFYMSRIGIRMLIGQHVALHDPNPTPDIVGYIHTKMSPVEVATHASEDARSICLREYGRAPDVNIYGDPNFKFPRYVPPHLHLMVFELVKNSLRAVQERYMDSDKVPPPVRIIVADGLEDVTIKVSDEGGGIPRSGLPRIFTYLYSTAKNPLDEQSDMDLETVTTMAGYGYGLPISRLYAKYFGGDLQIISMEGYGTDAYLHLSRLGDSQEPLP; from the exons ATGGCGGCTAAGAAGGCTTGGGAGGGCTTCTCAAAGGGGCTCGTCGAGGAGGTGCAGAAATGGGGTAGCATGAAGCAGACTGGGGTCAGTCTCCGCTACATGATGAAATTCGGATCCCGACCTACTGCCCGAAACCTACTCATCTCCGCCCAGTTCCTCCACAAGGAGCTGCCTATTCGGATCGCTCGCCGTGCTATTGAACTCCAGTCCCTCCCCTATGGCTTGTCCCTTAAACCTGCTGTTATCAAG GTAAGAGATTGGTATCTGGATTCTTTCCGTGACCTTAGATCCTTTACGGATATTAAGGATAAGAGTGATGAGTTGGATTTTACACAAATGATTAAGATGATAAAAGTCAGGCACAACAATGTGGTCCCTATGATGGCTTTGGGAGTGCAGCAGTTGAAGAAAGATATGAATCCTAAAACTGATTATGGGAATCTGGAGGAAATTCATCAGTTTTTGGATCGATTCTATATGTCTCGAATTGGGATTCGTATGCTCATTG GGCAACACGTGGCCTTGCATGACCCAAATCCAACTCCTGATATTGTCGGTTATATACATACCAAAATGTCTCCGGTTGAGGTTGCGACACATGCTAGCGAGGATGCCCGTTCCATTTGCTTGCGGGAGTATGGCCGTGCACCAGATGTTAATATCTATGGAGACCCAAATTTTAAGTTTCC CAGGTACGTACCGCCACACTTGCATTTGATGGTTTTTGAATTGGTTAAGAATTCTCTTCGTGCTGTTCAAGAGCGATATATGGACTCTGACAAGGTTCCACCTCCTGTCCGAATAATCGTTGCTGATGGACTGGAAGATGTTACAATAAAG GTATCTGATGAAGGAGGTGGAATACCTAGAAGCGGCCTTCCTAGAATTTTTACGTATCTCTACAGTACTGCGAAGAACCCCTTGGATGAGCAGTCCGACATGGACCTTGAAACAGTAACAACTATGGCAGGTTATGGTTATGGTCTTCCCATTAGCCGTCTTTATGCCAAGTACTTTGGAGGGGATCTGCAAATTATCTCCATGGAAGGATATG GAACAGATGCTTACCTCCATTTGTCCCGGTTGGGAGATTCTCAAGAACCTCTGCCTTGA
- the LOC142527315 gene encoding putative plant SNARE 13, translating to MVDMEFQMNPQMEQIHGEIRDTMRALANGFQKLDKIKDSNRQSKQLEELTGKMRECKRLIKELDREIKDEESKNPPDITKQLNDEKQSMIKELNSYVALRKTYTSSLGNKRVELFDMGTGGIEPTADENVQVTSEMSNQELIYAGTKKMDETDQAIERSKQVVHQTIEVGTQTATTLKGQTEQMGRIVNELDTIQFSIKKASQLVKEIGRQVATDKCIMLFLFLIVCGVIAIIVVKIVNPNNKSIRDIPGLAPPAPTTRRLLYVKPAQHFW from the exons ATGGTCGACATGGAGTTTCAGATGAACCCTCAAATGGAGCAGATTCATGGGGAAATTCGCGATACCATGCGTGCCCTTGC AAATGGCTTTCAAAAGCTGGATAAGATTAAAGATTCCAACAGGCAAAGTAAACAGCTAGAGGAGCTTACTGGGAAGATGAGGGAGTGCAAAAG ATTGATTAAAGAACTTGACCGCGAAATTAAGGATGAGGAAAGCAAAAATCCTCCAGATATTACCAAGCAGCTTAATGATGAGAAGCAATCCATG atcaaagagttgaattcATATGTAGCCCTGAGGAAAAC GTACACGAGCTCTCTTGGAAATAAGAGGGTTGAACTCTTCGACATGGGAACTGGTGGAATTGAACCTACAGCTGATGAGAATGTTCAAGTGACATCAG AAATGTCAAATCAGGAGCTTATCTATGCTGGCACGAAGAAAATGGATGAAACTGACCAAGCCATTGAACGCTCCAAACAG GTTGTTCATCAAACAATTGAAGTGGGAACACAGACTGCTACTACTTTGAAGGGCCAA ACTGAACAAATGGGTCGCATTGTCAATGAACTGGACACCATCCAGTTCTCTATCAAAAAGGCATCCCAGCTCGTTAAGGAGATTGGTAGGCAG GTGGCAACTGATAAATGCATCATGCTGTTTCTTTTTCTGATTGTATGTGGGGTTATTGCCATTATTGTCGTGAAg ATAGTGAATCCCAACAACAAAAGCATAAGGGATATTCCTGGATTGGCGCCTCCGGCTCCCACAACGAGGAGACTATTGTATGTAAAGCCGGCCCAGCATTTTTGGTAA
- the LOC142526787 gene encoding rRNA-processing protein fcf2-like, which translates to MSEDTALIGLSWQPKIPLLKSSSPKNESSSSKSNTGLSSLYKKNPQLVDGLFVPPNSPRYLNKLFKKQIKDTAGSNWFDMPAQTITPELKKDLQLLKLRSVIDPKRHYKKGDSKSKTLPKYFQASTVIESATEFYTGRLTKKERKASLADELLSDRTLGDYRKRKVREIEEVNRPAGVGKWKISKTGKRKLKKRKL; encoded by the exons ATGTCTGAAGACACAGCGTTAATTGGGCTTTCATGGCAACCTAAAATCCCCTTGTTAAAATCGTCATCTCCAAAAAACGAAAGCTCTTCGTCGAAAAGCAATACTGGATTATCTTCCCTCTACAAGAAAAATCCTCAGCTCGTAGATGGCCTTTTTGTTCCTCCGAATAGCCCCAGATATCTGAATAAACTTTTTAAGAAACAAATCAAGGACACCGCTGGCAGCAATTG GTTTGACATGCCTGCTCAAACTATTACTCCGGAGCTGAAAAAAGATCTCCAGCTATTGAAG TTGAGAAGTGTCATTGATCCAAAGAGACACTATAAGAAGGGTGATTCAAAATCAAAAACACTTCCCAAGTATTTTCAGGCAA GCACTGTCATAGAGTCGGCAACAGAGTTCTATACAGGCAGGCTTACTAAGAAAGAGAGAAAAGCCAGCCTTGCTGATGAGCTGCTATCAGATAGAACCCTTGGAGACTATAG GAAACGCAAAGTTCGAGAAATTGAAGAAGTAAATCGGCCGGCTGGGGTGGGCAAATGGAAGATCAGCAAGACAGGAAAGCGGAAGTTGAAGAAAAGAAAGCTCTAG
- the LOC142526482 gene encoding uncharacterized protein LOC142526482 isoform X2: MASHRSSGYVDPGWEHGVAKDDRKKKVRCNYCGKVVSGGIYRLKQHIARLSGEVTYCDKAPEDVCLKMRANLEGCRIVKKSKKIEYDEESYINFPVKDNVEEEEPVGYRNKGKQLLSDRGLVIDMAPLRSLGYVDPGWEHGVPQDDRKKKVKCNYCEKIVSGGINRFKQHLARIPGEVAPCNNAPEEVYLKIKENMKWHRTGRRHRQPGTKEISTFYLNSENEDDEAACHIGNDKLVVGDRRYNRDFGRTFKGLSSCNGTEPLSKRPRFDANVLKTPKTQMQASGNQVKTGPSKRSQREVISAICKFFYHAGVPSHAVNSPCFHKMLELISQYGSDLKGPSTHLLSGRCLQDEIFTIKNYLSEFKSSWAVTGCSILADSWENLQGRTMINILVSCPRGVHFVCSVDATGVVDDATYLYKLLDKVVDDMGEENVVQVITQNTSSYRAAGKMLEEKRTNLFWTPCAAYCIDRMLEEFMKLNRVGDCIEKGQKITKLIYNSAWLYNLMKKEYTKGEELLRPSITRYASSFTTLLSLLHHRVGLRRMFQSNKWNSSNFSKSDKGKEVKSIVLDSLFWRKLQFVRRSVDPIIEVLHKINSDEKLSIPYVYNDIYMAKFAIKNNHNDDARKYEALWSVIDDQWSSLFHHPLYLAAYFLNPSFRYRADFILHPDVIRGLNACIVRLEPDKARRVSASMQISDFGSAKADFGTDLAISTRSELDPAAWWQQHGINCLELQRIAVRILSQTCSSFGCEHNWSMHDRIYGDGHNRLVQTRLNESMYVHYNLRLRERQIRKKSSDSVSLDSVLQESSLYDWVAETEKQALQEDEATTLFTDMEHGDAYEDDLLEFDEGSLEMASLTDMVEPLNVRTDAASDDDQDLNFLDDDDEMTDY; this comes from the exons ATGGCCTCACATCGCTCCTCCGGGTACGTGGATCCGGGATGGGAGCATGGTGTTGCTAAAGATGATAGGAAGAAAAAAGTCAGATGCAACTACTGTGGAAAAGTAGTTAGCGGTGGAATTTACAGGTTGAAGCAGCATATAGCTCGGCTTTCTGGTGAAGTAACTTATTGCGACAAGGCTCCAGAGGACGTTTGCTTGAAAATGCGAGCAAATTTAGAGGGCTGCCGTATTGTTAAGAaatcaaagaaaattgaatatgATGAAGAATCATATATTAATTTCCCTGTCAAGGATAATGTGGAGGAGGAAGAGCCTGTTGGATACAGGAACAAAGGTAAGCAATTGTTAAGTGACAGAGGATTGGTGATAGATATGGCTCCACTTCGTTCATTAGGATATGTTGACCCGGGTTGGGAACATGGTGTCCCTCAGGATGACAGGAAGAAGAAAGTAAAATGCAATTATTGTGAGAAGATAGTGAGTGGAGGTATTAACCGGTTCAAGCAACATTTGGCTAGGATACCTGGTGAAGTTGCTCCTTGTAATAATGCGCCAGAGGAAGTTTATCTCAAAATAAAGGAGAACATGAAATGGCATCGCACAGGACGGAGGCACAGGCAACCTGGCACCAAGGAGATATCCAccttttatttaaattcagaaaatgaagatgatgaAGCTGCCTGTCATATCGGCAATGATAAACTTGTAGTTGGTGATAGAAGATATAACAGAGATTTTGGAAGAACTTTCAAAGGGTTATCCTCGTGTAATGGGACTGAACCATTGTCAAAAAGGCCAAGATTTGATGCTAATGTCCTGAAGACACCCAAAACTCAGATGCAAGCATCTGGAAACCAAGTGAAAACTGGTCCCTCCAAAAGGTCCCAAAGAGAAGTCATTTCTGCTATTTGCAAGTTCTTCTATCATGCGGGAGTACCTTCTCACGCAGTCAACTCCCCGTGCTTTCATAAAATGCTCGAGTTGATTAGTCAGTACGGATCAGATTTGAAAGGACCTTCAACTCATTTGCTATCTGGGAGATGTTTACAGGATGAGATTTTTACCATCAAGAACTACCTTTCAGAGTTCAAGTCTTCCTGGGCAGTTACGGGGTGTTCTATTTTGGCTGATAGTTGGGAAAATCTTCAGGGTAGGACAATGATCAATATTTTGGTTTCTTGCCCTCGAGGTGTGCACTTTGTTTGTTCAGTTGATGCAACAGGTGTAGTTGATGATGCTACCTATTTATATAAACTGCTTGACAAAGTGGTGGATGACATGGGGGAGGAAAATGTCGTACAG GTAATCACACAGAATACTTCCAGTTATCGGGCCGCGGGGAAGATGCTGGAAGAGAAGAGAACAAATTTATTTTGGACGCCTTGTGCTGCCTATTGTATTGATCGAATGCTTGAAGAATTTATGAAACTAAATAGGGTGGGGGACTGCATAGAGAAAGGCCAAAAAATTACAAAGTTAATTTACAATTCGGCATGGTTATACAATCTTATGAAAAAGGAATATACTAAAGGTGAGGAACTTCTGAGGCCGTCTATCACTCGGTATGCTTCAAGTTTCACCACGTTACTAAGTTTGCTTCACCATAGGGTTGGTCTTAGAAGAATGTTTCAGTCAAACAAGTGGAATTCCTCCAACTTTTCCAAGTCGGACAAGGGTAAAGAGGTGAAAAGTATTGTGCTGGATTCCTTGTTTTGGAGGAAGCTACAGTTTGTTAGAAGATCAGTGGACCCTATAATCGAAGTGCTTCACAAGATCAACAGTGATGAGAAACTCTCTATTCCATATGTTTACAACGATATTTACATGGCAAAGTTTGCGATTAAAAACAACCATAATGATGATGCACGTAAATATGAAGCCCTTTGGAGCGTGATTGACGATCAATGGAGCTCATTATTTCACCATCCCCTCTATCTGGCTGCTTATTTCCTCAATCCATCTTTCCGTTATCGTGCTGATTTTATTCTG CATCCGGATGTTATACGAGGCCTGAATGCCTGCATTGTTAGATTAGAACCAGACAAAGCTAGAAGAGTCTCAGCATCCATGCAG ATTTCCGACTTTGGTTCTGCAAAAGCTGATTTTGGAACTGATTTGGCTATCAGTACCAGATCAGAGCTTGATCCAG ctGCTTGGTGGCAACAACATGGGATTAATTGTTTGGAGCTGCAACGAATAGCAGTCCGTATACTAAGTCAAACTTGCTCGtcttttgggtgtgagcataaCTGGAGTATGCACGATCGGATCTATGGAGATGGACACAATAGATTGGTGCAAACAAGATTGAACGAGTCTATGTATGTTCACTACAATTTGAGGCTTCGTGAGCGCCAGATAAGAAAAAAGTCAAGCGACTCAGTGTCTCTTGACAGTGTTCTACAAGAAAGTTCATTGTATGATTGGGTTGCGGAGACAGAGAAACAAGCATTGCAAGAAGATGAG GCAACAACCCTTTTTACTGACATGGAACATGGGGATGCATATGAGGATGATTTGCTGGAGTTCGACGAGGGATCATTAGAGATGGCATCACTTACAGATATGGTAGAACCATTGAACGTTCGGACTGATGCAGCTTCAGATGATGATCAAGATCTTAACTTTCTTGATGACGACGACGAAATGACCGATTATTAG
- the LOC142527447 gene encoding pyruvate dehydrogenase (acetyl-transferring) kinase, mitochondrial-like isoform X2, producing the protein MAAKKAWEGFSKGLVEEVQKWGSMKQTGVSLRYMMKFGSRPTARNLLISAQFLHKELPIRIARRAIELQSLPYGLSLKPAVIKVRDWYLDSFRDLRSFTDIKDKSDELDFTQMIKMIKVRHNNVVPMMALGVQQLKKDMNPKTDYGNLEEIHQFLDRFYMSRIGIRMLIGQHVALHDPNPTPDIVGYIHTKMSPVEVATHASEDARSICLREYGRAPDVNIYGDPNFKFPYVPPHLHLMVFELVKNSLRAVQERYMDSDKVPPPVRIIVADGLEDVTIKVSDEGGGIPRSGLPRIFTYLYSTAKNPLDEQSDMDLETVTTMAGYGYGLPISRLYAKYFGGDLQIISMEGYGTDAYLHLSRLGDSQEPLP; encoded by the exons ATGGCGGCTAAGAAGGCTTGGGAGGGCTTCTCAAAGGGGCTCGTCGAGGAGGTGCAGAAATGGGGTAGCATGAAGCAGACTGGGGTCAGTCTCCGCTACATGATGAAATTCGGATCCCGACCTACTGCCCGAAACCTACTCATCTCCGCCCAGTTCCTCCACAAGGAGCTGCCTATTCGGATCGCTCGCCGTGCTATTGAACTCCAGTCCCTCCCCTATGGCTTGTCCCTTAAACCTGCTGTTATCAAG GTAAGAGATTGGTATCTGGATTCTTTCCGTGACCTTAGATCCTTTACGGATATTAAGGATAAGAGTGATGAGTTGGATTTTACACAAATGATTAAGATGATAAAAGTCAGGCACAACAATGTGGTCCCTATGATGGCTTTGGGAGTGCAGCAGTTGAAGAAAGATATGAATCCTAAAACTGATTATGGGAATCTGGAGGAAATTCATCAGTTTTTGGATCGATTCTATATGTCTCGAATTGGGATTCGTATGCTCATTG GGCAACACGTGGCCTTGCATGACCCAAATCCAACTCCTGATATTGTCGGTTATATACATACCAAAATGTCTCCGGTTGAGGTTGCGACACATGCTAGCGAGGATGCCCGTTCCATTTGCTTGCGGGAGTATGGCCGTGCACCAGATGTTAATATCTATGGAGACCCAAATTTTAAGTTTCC GTACGTACCGCCACACTTGCATTTGATGGTTTTTGAATTGGTTAAGAATTCTCTTCGTGCTGTTCAAGAGCGATATATGGACTCTGACAAGGTTCCACCTCCTGTCCGAATAATCGTTGCTGATGGACTGGAAGATGTTACAATAAAG GTATCTGATGAAGGAGGTGGAATACCTAGAAGCGGCCTTCCTAGAATTTTTACGTATCTCTACAGTACTGCGAAGAACCCCTTGGATGAGCAGTCCGACATGGACCTTGAAACAGTAACAACTATGGCAGGTTATGGTTATGGTCTTCCCATTAGCCGTCTTTATGCCAAGTACTTTGGAGGGGATCTGCAAATTATCTCCATGGAAGGATATG GAACAGATGCTTACCTCCATTTGTCCCGGTTGGGAGATTCTCAAGAACCTCTGCCTTGA
- the LOC142526482 gene encoding uncharacterized protein LOC142526482 isoform X1, translating to MFPSVHVALEWSESLEMASHRSSGYVDPGWEHGVAKDDRKKKVRCNYCGKVVSGGIYRLKQHIARLSGEVTYCDKAPEDVCLKMRANLEGCRIVKKSKKIEYDEESYINFPVKDNVEEEEPVGYRNKGKQLLSDRGLVIDMAPLRSLGYVDPGWEHGVPQDDRKKKVKCNYCEKIVSGGINRFKQHLARIPGEVAPCNNAPEEVYLKIKENMKWHRTGRRHRQPGTKEISTFYLNSENEDDEAACHIGNDKLVVGDRRYNRDFGRTFKGLSSCNGTEPLSKRPRFDANVLKTPKTQMQASGNQVKTGPSKRSQREVISAICKFFYHAGVPSHAVNSPCFHKMLELISQYGSDLKGPSTHLLSGRCLQDEIFTIKNYLSEFKSSWAVTGCSILADSWENLQGRTMINILVSCPRGVHFVCSVDATGVVDDATYLYKLLDKVVDDMGEENVVQVITQNTSSYRAAGKMLEEKRTNLFWTPCAAYCIDRMLEEFMKLNRVGDCIEKGQKITKLIYNSAWLYNLMKKEYTKGEELLRPSITRYASSFTTLLSLLHHRVGLRRMFQSNKWNSSNFSKSDKGKEVKSIVLDSLFWRKLQFVRRSVDPIIEVLHKINSDEKLSIPYVYNDIYMAKFAIKNNHNDDARKYEALWSVIDDQWSSLFHHPLYLAAYFLNPSFRYRADFILHPDVIRGLNACIVRLEPDKARRVSASMQISDFGSAKADFGTDLAISTRSELDPAAWWQQHGINCLELQRIAVRILSQTCSSFGCEHNWSMHDRIYGDGHNRLVQTRLNESMYVHYNLRLRERQIRKKSSDSVSLDSVLQESSLYDWVAETEKQALQEDEATTLFTDMEHGDAYEDDLLEFDEGSLEMASLTDMVEPLNVRTDAASDDDQDLNFLDDDDEMTDY from the exons ATGTTTCCA TCTGTTCACGTTGCACTGGAATGGTCTGAGTCTCTGGAGATGGCCTCACATCGCTCCTCCGGGTACGTGGATCCGGGATGGGAGCATGGTGTTGCTAAAGATGATAGGAAGAAAAAAGTCAGATGCAACTACTGTGGAAAAGTAGTTAGCGGTGGAATTTACAGGTTGAAGCAGCATATAGCTCGGCTTTCTGGTGAAGTAACTTATTGCGACAAGGCTCCAGAGGACGTTTGCTTGAAAATGCGAGCAAATTTAGAGGGCTGCCGTATTGTTAAGAaatcaaagaaaattgaatatgATGAAGAATCATATATTAATTTCCCTGTCAAGGATAATGTGGAGGAGGAAGAGCCTGTTGGATACAGGAACAAAGGTAAGCAATTGTTAAGTGACAGAGGATTGGTGATAGATATGGCTCCACTTCGTTCATTAGGATATGTTGACCCGGGTTGGGAACATGGTGTCCCTCAGGATGACAGGAAGAAGAAAGTAAAATGCAATTATTGTGAGAAGATAGTGAGTGGAGGTATTAACCGGTTCAAGCAACATTTGGCTAGGATACCTGGTGAAGTTGCTCCTTGTAATAATGCGCCAGAGGAAGTTTATCTCAAAATAAAGGAGAACATGAAATGGCATCGCACAGGACGGAGGCACAGGCAACCTGGCACCAAGGAGATATCCAccttttatttaaattcagaaaatgaagatgatgaAGCTGCCTGTCATATCGGCAATGATAAACTTGTAGTTGGTGATAGAAGATATAACAGAGATTTTGGAAGAACTTTCAAAGGGTTATCCTCGTGTAATGGGACTGAACCATTGTCAAAAAGGCCAAGATTTGATGCTAATGTCCTGAAGACACCCAAAACTCAGATGCAAGCATCTGGAAACCAAGTGAAAACTGGTCCCTCCAAAAGGTCCCAAAGAGAAGTCATTTCTGCTATTTGCAAGTTCTTCTATCATGCGGGAGTACCTTCTCACGCAGTCAACTCCCCGTGCTTTCATAAAATGCTCGAGTTGATTAGTCAGTACGGATCAGATTTGAAAGGACCTTCAACTCATTTGCTATCTGGGAGATGTTTACAGGATGAGATTTTTACCATCAAGAACTACCTTTCAGAGTTCAAGTCTTCCTGGGCAGTTACGGGGTGTTCTATTTTGGCTGATAGTTGGGAAAATCTTCAGGGTAGGACAATGATCAATATTTTGGTTTCTTGCCCTCGAGGTGTGCACTTTGTTTGTTCAGTTGATGCAACAGGTGTAGTTGATGATGCTACCTATTTATATAAACTGCTTGACAAAGTGGTGGATGACATGGGGGAGGAAAATGTCGTACAG GTAATCACACAGAATACTTCCAGTTATCGGGCCGCGGGGAAGATGCTGGAAGAGAAGAGAACAAATTTATTTTGGACGCCTTGTGCTGCCTATTGTATTGATCGAATGCTTGAAGAATTTATGAAACTAAATAGGGTGGGGGACTGCATAGAGAAAGGCCAAAAAATTACAAAGTTAATTTACAATTCGGCATGGTTATACAATCTTATGAAAAAGGAATATACTAAAGGTGAGGAACTTCTGAGGCCGTCTATCACTCGGTATGCTTCAAGTTTCACCACGTTACTAAGTTTGCTTCACCATAGGGTTGGTCTTAGAAGAATGTTTCAGTCAAACAAGTGGAATTCCTCCAACTTTTCCAAGTCGGACAAGGGTAAAGAGGTGAAAAGTATTGTGCTGGATTCCTTGTTTTGGAGGAAGCTACAGTTTGTTAGAAGATCAGTGGACCCTATAATCGAAGTGCTTCACAAGATCAACAGTGATGAGAAACTCTCTATTCCATATGTTTACAACGATATTTACATGGCAAAGTTTGCGATTAAAAACAACCATAATGATGATGCACGTAAATATGAAGCCCTTTGGAGCGTGATTGACGATCAATGGAGCTCATTATTTCACCATCCCCTCTATCTGGCTGCTTATTTCCTCAATCCATCTTTCCGTTATCGTGCTGATTTTATTCTG CATCCGGATGTTATACGAGGCCTGAATGCCTGCATTGTTAGATTAGAACCAGACAAAGCTAGAAGAGTCTCAGCATCCATGCAG ATTTCCGACTTTGGTTCTGCAAAAGCTGATTTTGGAACTGATTTGGCTATCAGTACCAGATCAGAGCTTGATCCAG ctGCTTGGTGGCAACAACATGGGATTAATTGTTTGGAGCTGCAACGAATAGCAGTCCGTATACTAAGTCAAACTTGCTCGtcttttgggtgtgagcataaCTGGAGTATGCACGATCGGATCTATGGAGATGGACACAATAGATTGGTGCAAACAAGATTGAACGAGTCTATGTATGTTCACTACAATTTGAGGCTTCGTGAGCGCCAGATAAGAAAAAAGTCAAGCGACTCAGTGTCTCTTGACAGTGTTCTACAAGAAAGTTCATTGTATGATTGGGTTGCGGAGACAGAGAAACAAGCATTGCAAGAAGATGAG GCAACAACCCTTTTTACTGACATGGAACATGGGGATGCATATGAGGATGATTTGCTGGAGTTCGACGAGGGATCATTAGAGATGGCATCACTTACAGATATGGTAGAACCATTGAACGTTCGGACTGATGCAGCTTCAGATGATGATCAAGATCTTAACTTTCTTGATGACGACGACGAAATGACCGATTATTAG